Sequence from the Scyliorhinus torazame isolate Kashiwa2021f chromosome 3, sScyTor2.1, whole genome shotgun sequence genome:
CTAGATCCTGTAAATTTTTGTAACTTGCAGCATGTAGAACTTGCAGTGATATTCACATTTTCTACATGAATCATGTGAGGTGCATGTATTTACTGTAGACATTCAAGGAGTCATGCATATGTTCTAGACCATTTCTAGTCCCTTGGCACTGTGGCTCAAAAGCCTTGGACAGTGACCTTTCCCCACTGTCAGTGGCAGCTGTCCCAAGATACATGTTCAGCATGTAGTCCTGGATGTTGGAATGTGGGAGTCTGCAACACTGTTGTGGGCACCTCTTTGCATTGGAAGACCCAAGTATTTTGGGTAGACTGAACAACATCTTTCATCAAATTGATCCTCCGGGGGGAGACTTCCAGAtcatctttgcaaaggcacattccagatGGAGGTGAACAACTGTCTCTTCCTCACAACCACCTCCTTGAGGGCAATGTGTGCAGGTGATGAGACTCTGGATGTGAACGTAGGAACAGGAGTATGCCATTGAGCCAGctgtgccattcaattagatcatggttgatcatctaccACCTGTGCTATCTCCATATCCCCTGATGTCGTTAGTCACCCGAAATCTTATTGATTTCTGTTATAAACACTCAATTTGCATACATCTTCGGAAATCATTATGTATTTGGCAATTTTCATTGACATTCAGATATTCCTCCATGAATGAAGGAGACTAAAGATCAGGATTCCATTTCTTTATCCAAGTAATTTGCTTATTCTGCCAGTAAACTTGCTTGTTGGGAGTAAACTTGCTTGACTAAAAACAGGACTTTAGATATCATCTTAGATATGGATGCCATGAACTAAAAATTGTTTTGTAAAACTTAAATAAAACCATACAAGTATTCTTGAATGATGTTATTTTTCTAGATGAGTTCCATTTTTTTTATTTTTGAAAGTAGGAACCTAATCCAAGTTGCTTAAATCAGAGCCATGAGTATAGTGGTAAAGTTAGATTGTTTGAATGCTTCTGTGTTTACCAGTGAAAAGTATTAATGGGGAAACATGTCTTTCTATTTCTTACAGATAAAACTACAGGTGGAGAAAGCAATACGAGAACAGAGTTGAGAGTAGAGCAGCCTCCTGTTGAACAAAAAGCTGCTGCTTTGGAGGCTGAAGTTAATTTGGATGCAGTGGTCAAGAATGAGAAAGCAAGTGAGCAGGATCAAAATCTTTCAAATAAGCAGAATATTTCTGATCCCAGACAGAAGAATGTTTGTGAGAACAACCACCCACAAATTAATTTGAAGGCCTGGCCATCCAGTGTTGGACAAGTTACTAATGCTTGCATTAGTAAAGAGTGTAATTATGGCAAAGAAACAAAGTCGATGGTCAATATTGAAACTGTGCATGAAAAATCTGAGCACAAAGATGAAGCTTTTGATCTAATTACAGTCGTTGATCAGAGATTCAATAGAACAGGTTACCTCCATAATGGTGACATGACTGATATTAGTGACCGCACAGTTAACATGAGTGAGTTAAAATGCATTAAAACTGAAATGGAAAGAGAAGATAAGAGAAAATTCTTTCATGAGCAGATTAATGCTGAGTTAGAAAGAACAAATGTAAGTTCAGAGCCTGATAATATTGCCCGGAAAGTTGCTGCAGTGTCTCCTTTGCCCCTCAACAACATCTCTGTGAATTTTAATGTCCACTATGTTATTTGCTCAAGTGCTCAGGTCCTTGCAGTGACAGGAAACCATGAGTGTCTAGGGCAGTGGGAGAAGTATGTACCATTGAAACCAAACAAGGATGGCTTCTGGTCTAGTTCCATTCTGCTCCCAATGAATTCCCGGATTGAGTGGAAATATGTGTTGGTGGAAGATGGAAAGATCTGCCGGTGGGAGGCATGTCTCAATAGGATAATGGAGACTGGTCATGATGATTTTGAAACATATCAGTGCTGGGGTTACCATTGAAACAAGTGCATTCGAACTGACTGCTCAAGAGAGAACTTCAGTGATTATTTAGCTCCTCTCTTTCCACTTATTGCTGTTTCTTTAATCTTTCTGTGCTTTGAAGCTGGGCTGCCAGGATTTTCACTGTACCAAAGGTTATCTGTCTGTTTGATGCTGCTGAGATGTGCTTTGCACTGTCATTTCCTCAAGAGAAAGATTACTGTGGAAATCAGCAATGTAAATAAGCATAGAATATTCAAACATTTACTGTAAATTTTTAATAAGTAATCTAACAATTACTGCATGAGGATATAATTACTTTCACTTTAACCCTCTTAAAATTTTCCCACAAAATGCAGATTAGAAGTACCCATAGGATTTCAGTGAattatattttcaagtgaaaggatACTGCGCATTCGCATAAGTATACTGACTCTTTCTCCCCACTCACCTAAGATGTTCTAGGAGCAGCATTGGAATTTGTAGATTGTGCCATTGGATTGCAGAACTTTTCATGTGGGGTGGGAAACTAAGCAGGCCTGGATGATTTGCATCTTGACTGAAGGAATACACTTGTTAGAGTGGTTTAAGACGTGCGTGTCTAAAAATCAATTTATTGAAACTTCACTTTTGCATGTTGTGAATCTGTTTAGCGCATCATTTAAATCTACAATACTAAATTGTTAAATCTCCTGTTTTGCTACATAGAAGTGTAATGTAATTGTGATGCTAATACTTTGAATAGTCAGTTCGAAAGTAAAAACCTAAAAGGGCAAGTAAGTAAATTATGTTACAATATATGAAACCTGCAGTCCAGTCTATCCTGAAATTGGGTCTCTTTTTGAACTCCTGCATGAAACTAAAGTGAATAATCTCAGCTCTGATGCTAATGCTCAAGTTCAAAACAGTGGAGTTGGTTGAGGTTGCAGTTCAAATAAATCTGGTGTCGAATAGGGAGTAGATGGACTTGGATTTGACAGGTATTTGTGGCCATGGGACAAATTCTCTTTGGCAGAAACTCAATGGGTGTACAATTCCGTAACTACTTTCGCCAGAAAACACTGCAGGGGAAATGACCATAGTTCTAGTAATGGAAAAACAACACTTAAAGCTTCCCAAAATGGTGCATTTCAAATGTACCACAAAAACACTGGGTCTTGACTGCATGAAGTGAGATTGAGACCCTACAGGCAATTCTGAATTTTTAGGAAGCACAGTAAATTTTGAACATAAGTCTGTCCCTGAGGGTGTCCCATCTACACCATTTCTTTCCCTATTGGCCCCTCCCCACTAACCTCATAATTTTTAAGATTTCTTTTCCTCAGCAAAGACTAAGCTGATTTGCTTTTCCAGACAATAACCTGCTTCATTTGGAACCTCCACTTTTTTTTATCCAATGCTGGGATCCTGGATTCATAATTCCAGAAAGTGCTTGTTGTGGAACAAACTGGCCTATTTCTAACCACCCATTTTTGGAGGTCCGTATACTTTTCTCGGGCATAGTTTATTATTTGAACTGAGATTGTTCAGAAGTTAAATCTTTCTTGATGTTAAATCTCTACTGAAATTTCACATGGCCTTAAGACATTTGTTCTAATTTTGGGCAGTATGAACTGGCCTGGCCAAGAGCAGATGCTTGTAAGATCTGCCTGTGGAATTAAGTGCTCTTGCCAAACTTGCACTAATGTTAACTGGCTCAACAAAACATGTTCCATGTAGATAGATCTACAAATCAAGTATCTTAATATTGTGTCTACCAGTAAAGGAAAATGGAAGCATCATTTCTGTACACTCTGATAGCAAAATTCACAATTGGTGTAATCTAAATGATGCAAGTAATCTTATACTGGCAAAGTAATTAATCTTTTCATGGCCAAGACCCAGCACAGATTTTTTGCCACGAGATAATTACTGTCAGTAATTAATCTGCACAGTTTACATGTATAGGAAAAAGATCCAGTAACCACATCCTACCCATGTCTCTCCAAACATTGTTTGTTTGAACTGGTTTACCCTCCTTTGACTAGGTTGACTTTACTGCTTAAATTTCTTGTTCATTTTTAATGTGTTTGAACATAAATGTGTGAAAAAATGGTGATCGAGTGATTTAATGTGGTGTTTTGCTTATTCCTCATGTGACTAATTTAGCATGGAGAAACATTAAAGCAAAATGCCATAGTATTTTAGTTGCTCTTGAATCTATGGTAGCCAGTCTCCTGTACATAAACATTTGTAATCAGATATGAGATTAATATGGGGcgattgaattaaaaaaaaaaagtttcaaaGTATTAAATAGCAGCAGATTTTATTTTGTGTACTGCAGCAAGTCCAAACCCATACACAGTAAAGAATAAAATGCAGAAACATGGACTTCACTTCTTTAGCATTTTCTCTCTGTCTTTTACTCTCTTTATCCTCTTCTCTTGATTTCTGATCATGGAGGACATTTCTGTAAATCAAATGTTTTAGATTCTGTAATGTTCTGAAGCATTAAATTGTAATAACTTGAATGCAACCCTTAAGAAAAAAATAAACTTTGTGCATGGACCAGAAGGTTCCATTTTCAAGAGATTTATTTCTAGGTACTTTTAAAAGGCTTCCTTTAGGAGGtgttaaaaaaaacaaaacaaaaaacaacccACTTAGATGTGTATAAATTGTTAGTATTATAAATACCATGATTCTTGAGCTGAAGATCTTCCACCAGGTTTTGCAGACCATCCAGTTTATTCTGCAGTTTTTTGCAGGCTTGCCCTGCAACATCCATCTGGTCAGTATCTGGAAGGGATAAATAGGCAGTAAATGCATTTAAAACCCAAGATCTAAAATTTTGGTTGCTACATCACAACAATGACTATATTTCAAAATGTTTTGTTGTATGTTACAGCATTTTCAGATGTGTGGTTtagaatggtgctatataaatgcaagtctaggTTGTTGAATTTGAATCACATTCAGCTAAGGCATAAATGCTTTCTACTGAATAGTTCAGATCAATCTATATGATTATTGAAAATCCTTATGCATCAGTTCCTGGATATATGTGAACGGCAACTGAGTTTGACTCCCTAGTAAGAAGTGGCACTTCAGGGGTAAGAATCGCTGGATTATTTCCTGAGCCACATGCAAAATGGCACAAGAGCAGACCGATCAGGAGATTAGCATTGGGCAAGGGCTACTGTTGGATACTAGTAAATGAGCTGTACTGATGGCAAACTCCACCTGAACCTGGATCCTGAGAATGGATAAATATGGCAAGGGCTTTAAACTACTAAGAGGGGATGAGGGATGTAGGCGAAGCAGAACCAGGCAGAAAAGGATATGAAATAATAAAACCAAGGATGTTGATGGCAAAGGAATAGTTATAAAAATGGGAGTGGAAAATATTATTTAGTACTGTCTAGAATAAGAGTATTGTGAGGAATTAGACACATTAAAAATGACTGATATCACAAAATAAACAACCTTTATTGTGAaaccttcattgtcacaagtaggcttacattaacactgcaatgaagttactgtgaaaagtccctagtcgccacattccggcgcctgttcgcgtacacagctagtacgggaattaaatctgcgctgttggccttgtttgccat
This genomic interval carries:
- the stbd1 gene encoding uncharacterized protein stbd1: MATGLTSLLLGIVTMLNSVWAVLPVALAVALSSWLWFSRSRKQPGSREGVDLQSTSPEDSDLSQGEISPEDGERQQKSADKTTGGESNTRTELRVEQPPVEQKAAALEAEVNLDAVVKNEKASEQDQNLSNKQNISDPRQKNVCENNHPQINLKAWPSSVGQVTNACISKECNYGKETKSMVNIETVHEKSEHKDEAFDLITVVDQRFNRTGYLHNGDMTDISDRTVNMSELKCIKTEMEREDKRKFFHEQINAELERTNVSSEPDNIARKVAAVSPLPLNNISVNFNVHYVICSSAQVLAVTGNHECLGQWEKYVPLKPNKDGFWSSSILLPMNSRIEWKYVLVEDGKICRWEACLNRIMETGHDDFETYQCWGYH